acgaaaacgacacttaaaaaagaacaaaaacaattatctaaaacgacacttatttgagaatggagggagtattatCTTTTAAATTGAAATGTTCACATGTTGAAATATTCCCACAATCTTTATCAGATTCTataatttggttttgttaattgttatttggTTTGATtgagttaatttaattttgctgtTAATTTTTCGTTACAATCAGTTGATGAGTTGcaagagagagaggagagagatgTTAAATATTCTAATTAATAAAGAAGGATAGTGTAATTTCCTTTGCCACTAATGGTAAAAAGCTAAAAATAGATAGAAGGGCCAAATCGTTGACAGTGAAAAACATTAGGGACCTCAtgatgtgtttttgaaaatataaggagtaaacaatgtgttaggTCAGAATATattgactaataaattatttaacctaTTATTTATGGAGTTCAATTATTTACGAGTCTTATTATTTAATAGTTAATTATTTAGGAGCTTTACTACTTAGACATTTTTCTAAATAAGAATTCTTGCGCATTTAGGATTCTTGTCTATTTAAGCGCTAGgatcaaattaaataaaattcattGTGAATTTTAGTCAATTAAGAATTAGGGGAGTTACGGTGATCTCTTACAAATCACCATTGAGTTTAAAAGATAGGCCCTTGTGACGAGATCCTATTTGCAGGGGCCCTTAACATGTGTACtcaatttgttttttgtttttttttttgtttttttgtttttcaacgtTTTGATATAATCGAATTGCTTATATTCTTATATATGTTTATGGGTTTATCTCTGTAGTTTCCAAAGATCCTGAGGTTGTACTCGATCCTTTGAAGCAAGCTTCAGATGAGCTTCAGATATTGGAGGTGAGTTGCAGTTTGAGTGAACAGATGTTAATTCTGTAATAAACTTAGCACTGTTTCTTATTTTTCATaatatttttgacaaaattgatGGGCCATCAAGTTTTCTGAACTTCTGAATTCAGATATGTAACATTGCATGCCATGGGTAACCCTTCAACAATTAAGTTCATCATTTTGGTTACCTAGAATGCTAATTGTCAACTTCGGTAAGTAGATAAAAGCAACGTTGAAGTTTTaaaaagaagggaaaagggTAGAATTTTATTTAGTTTGACCATTAATATTTTCTCTGATTCTCATGGTGACTTGCTAATGACTCTTCATTGGCGAGTTTTTTATGTTGATAACATGTGctaaattttagaattaatctTCTGATATTGATAAGAAATCAGGTTTATATGGTTTGTGCTTTTATGGTGTGAAGTTGTCTCTTGCTTTCCAATGTACTCTTGTTTGCTTGAGGTTTTTGTAGATGTTTCCATTTTTGTTTAGGTGTTTTTTCTGCTTTCATTGACAAAGATGCATTACTTGTGCTGCACAGTATCATGAATTGGCTGCGGAGACTTTCTACTTAATGGCCATAGTATTTGACAAATTGGGGAAAATAAATGAAAGGGAAGAAGCTGCAGCTTCGTTCAAGAAACACATTACAGCTCTTGAGAATCCTGAGGATGAGGATGATCCTTGGATAAATTTATCACGATAATACGACTTCTatattatgtaaattatgtgTTTTGACTTACTTGATACAGTTGGCTTGTACTTTATATATTCTCCCGTTAGAATGCATCTTATACCCATCTTGCTTgccattttgaaaaaaaaaaaaaaaacagaagaaaGTGGAGTGGGGGAGGGGATGGGGTTTTGTATCTACGTAATGTCCTTTATGGGCATTCACCTGTCGGTAGGTATAATACCTGGTGTGACACCATTTATAATTTGTCTGCTACTTCATTTGGGGCTTCTCTAGGTACTATTTTAACATCAAAATTTAGTTTTGTAATAGTTATTCTACACCTAAATTCTAGATAATAGTATTAGATTTTTAGAAGCTAGACATAAATTTTCAGTTCCAATTTGCATCATATATGGATGTTATTTTATATGATTGTATGATAACAAATTAAACGTGATTTGAAACTTCCAGTGTGAAAGCAAGGTCATTATTCATTTTTACACTTTTAGGTGAGTATTTGTGCTGCCTTGTTTACACTTTTAGGCTCTAAACGGCCTGAATATGGCTGGGTTAAGAATGCTTTTATGTGCTTTGTCGTAGAATCTGAACAATAGGGTTTTTGAGATATTTTCTTCAAATTGTTTGTTGAAGGGATCGCGCTAATGCATAAGAAGTATTTAGATATTGGCCCTCTTTCTTCTCATAAAAAGGAATTAGTTTACAGAGGAATGAAATAATGGATGACGTGCAAGTATGAATAATTTGTTTGCAAGTTACAGTTTGTATCCTCTGAGTCAATTTAGAGAAGACTTGTGATAAAAGAAATGATTGAGGCAGAAACTTTGGGAGTTTGAAAGAACGCTTCACTTTTCAAATGAAAATTAATATCATGCGGAGTTTTATTGAAAGTATTGCAACACCAGTTGCTTATTTTTCAGTAATTTACAGATATAGTTGCTTCTTTGAATGCAAAAGAACAAAGACAGAAAAGATAGTTGAGGGAACGCATCAATTCGGGTGAGTATTTGTGCTGCCTTGTATACACTTTTAGGCTCCAAGCAACCTGAATATAGTTGGGTTAAGAATGCTTTTATTTGCTGCTTTGGATAATCCGAACAATAGAGTTTTTGAGATTCTATGCTTACCTTTGCAATCGGGATTGACTACGTCTAGTGCTGCATAAACAGAAAAATACATAAATCATTCGGTTGCATAAAACTAAAGGTACTAAGGAGACAACTTTAAGTAGCATTCAATTCTTTAAGCTTTTGTTTCTTGGTTATCAGTTTTGTCAAGGAAAATTTGTGGTTACAACATGCAGAAATGTCCTCGTAGACATGTATTCTTGAAACTCCATAGATGATTTTGAACTAGAATGATAATTATCTGGAAACAGTGATTTAAATAACTTGCCTTGGTGGCTCTTTGTTTACTGGCTTAGACTCTGCTTGTTGCTGAGGTTCTTCGCTTGGGATAGGGACATTCTTCACCTGAAGAAGTGACATTAAAACGAAGTTCAAATTCAGGAAATCCATTGTTATCAATTGTCATTAGCACTCGGTAGCTTATTTCGTTCAATTAAACACATGCCTGTCTTTTGAGTTGGAGATTGTAGAACATTTGGATGTATCTTTGTTTTGCTTGTTTCTGTTCTTTATTAAGCTGCCGCCAGAATGTATAGATGCAACCCATATTCAACACCTTATTTGCATAGATCTTCCATGTGTAGCTGCAAAACCAAGTAGATAATGTTTCCACAAGTAAATAAAGGTAGTGTAGCAGTTGATGATGTTGATGAAATGAGTGTATATACCATTCATTTATGCGTTTTAACCCATCTTCTGAAAACTTGTTCCAGTATCCTGCATCTACCTTACTCTTCTCGAAGAAGTCAGCAATTTTGTTGCTCGTCTCATCTCCATTGTTGGGGTCGATAAGGAAGCCTGAGACCCCATCGACAATGATTTCAGCTGGGCCTCCTTGATTGGTAGCAAAGGTTGGTAATCCACAGTTCATTGCCTCGATTACTGTTAGTCCAAATGCTTCATAAAGAGCTGGCTGCGCAAAAGCTCCTTTTGTGTCGGCAATGCAGCGATACAGTTCGCTGTTCCGTTGCCTATCTGTCTGTGCTGCTATCCATCTGAACTGACCCTTGAGTTGATGCTTTTCTACCAATGCATGCATTTTCTTGATTTCAGCCATTTCTTCTCTATCTTTTGATTTTGAAGGATCAAAAAATGCCCCAACTATGACAAGATTAGCCAAATTCCTCAGCCTCTTGTTCTTGCCGTACCACTCCGTTAGTCCAGTGAGATTCTTAACTACATCAAGCCTTGCCATTGAGAAGATTATAGGTTTCTTCTTGTCTGATAGGTACCCGCTGTTGATTAAACACATTGAGAATAAGGTGATGATAGGTCATTTTAAATGGTTTCGAAATTCAATTAAATGATTTAGGATGAAGACATACATATGTTCTTCATTCTCCTCTTTGCTGTACAATAGTTCTTCGATGGCAGGATGGAATTGTGTGAATCTCTTCTGTTTTTCAGTGTTGGGGAAATagacagattggtcagctccaggTGCAGCTATATTGAATTTCGGATCAAAAACATTAATGCCAGAAACAATTCTGCAGAGCCCTGGTAGTGTGAATGCAGTATGGCTCTCATACTGCCCTGGTCGTTCTTTGCTGCAAACAGTTCATTTTCGTTTTCAAAAAGACATTACATCATGAGCGGATTACAAACAAAGGTGGATAATTTCGAACCTTCCTGCAATCTCCTGGTACGTGCTTGCTATGATGAAATCTGCTGCATTCATTGAAATAGTATCGGCTATGAATTGGCATGAGAAGTGATACTTGGGTTCTAATTCCTTCCACTTAATGTCTGAATCCTCATACTTTGTCTTCTCCAAAGCATGGGCGATAGTTGCCTAATTTCAGAACATCCTGAGTTAATACCTACTTGTGTTAATGGTTAAGTAGGAAGATTATAAGAAGCCACAAGCAAGAAACCTGAGTTATCCCAAGTTTGTTAGCTAAGAGAGTTGCAGCTAAATTCCCATCAGTATAGTTTCCTATGATGAGATTCGGTTTTCCATCCATTAGATCAAGTACCTTGACTGCAACATCCTGAAGAttcaaaagagaaacaaaagtGAATAGCATGTACTTCCCCTAGGAAAATCCATGAAAGGAAGTTAAACTGATTTAAACATTCAAATTTCAGAGATTAGGAAAATGCCTGAGTGAACTTCTCAAGATAAGGATACACATCGAAACGCGAAACCCACTGCCGGAGGACCTTATCTCCGACAGTAAATGGAACTCGGAGGATGTTGGAGTGCTTTGTGCCATTAATTGGTTCCAGTTCCTGGTTGCACTTAGTTCCACGAGCATCAGGAATTAGTCTTGTGACCTGTTCAAACATCAAACAAGAAAATCATCTACTTGTTAGTCTTGTTCAACTTGAATAGCCTAATCAGAAAGTTCATTTCTACTAAAATTGTTTACTTACAACTAGAATCTGAGGTTTTACATTAAGACCTTGTTGCTTAATCCTGAGAAGCAACTCATCCTCCAATGCTTTCACTTGGTCCAGAATGTACACTACCTGTTTACAGCATAACCTTATACTCTTTGCCTTAGAAACAGTagaatgcttttttttttttttttgaaggaagTTGAAGTAATACCTGACCACCAGTATCAGGCAAGCCAAGAACATTTGCTTGTCCAAAATAACCATGCGGAGAGAATATTACAATATTAAATATTGTTGGCAATTTGCTGAACAATTTTTCCATGTTCACCGGATCCGGTGCTTGCAGTACTTCTGAAAGTGATCTCATTGTCTCCTTCACTCTCTCTGCTGTATCACCCCAACCCTTCTCAAAGCCCCATTCTTTGAAGCTGCAAAATtagcaaaaaaatttaaaataaaataggcACAGTAGGCAACTTCCATTGGAGAGTCAAAGAGAATTGAATTGACCTAAGCTCAAAATTTGGAAAAGGGGTGTCTTTTGCAAGTCCTGACAAGTATACTTCAGCAACAATCAGTGCCATCTGAAGCTTTGTAACGGTATTGAGGCTCTCGTTGATCATAAGTTTCTACACCAAAAAGAAATTAGATTGATGTTATTTTTTTCTTAGAGAAGGTATCCATTTGTGAAAATATATAAATTGGATTAGTTAGTTACTTCGCCTTGATGGTTGAGTGAGAGCAAGTAATCCAGTAAAGGCTGAGCATTCTGGGGCTTTCCACTTAACTTTGAAGTTGTGAACTTGGAAACAAAGTTAACTCCGTTGCCGATTGAAGAAGACAATGTCAGGCGAGGCATAGAGAAATCAAATGCTCCAAAATCCACTTCTAATGCGTTTACATCTTCTGCCCTGAAAATTGGATTctttaataaataaatcatataCGAATTAAGTTGAGTGAAATAGAGAGAAAAGGGTATGTACCAGTTGTGGTCAAAAATGATTTCTTTGAATTTCAAATACTCAGCTGCAGTGATTCCAACAACTGTGAGATCAGCAGAGTTAACCTTGACAAATTCCCAGAAACCGGGACTTGGTCTTATGGCAAATGCTACGTATGGGGGGTTAACAACTGCTTCCTGAGTAGAATACCAAATGTCTCCAAGTAAACCTTGCAAGACTTTGGTTCTCTCAATGGTTGAGTCATCAATGACATTGTCCATTTCATCAAGTAGATTTTGAAGTTTCATAATCCTTCTACCTTTCTCAACATATTTAGCAAAGCATTTCTTCATATGATATCTGCTTTGCTTCAACGCCTCTGGCATGTTATCTGTTATGGAGTTTGACCTCTTTAAGCTTGGACCTGAATTCGAACCCATTTCTTAATCTTATGTTCATCTTCCaacattttcttcattttatacACTCATAACAGAAATTAAGAGAATATAAAGATTCTTGTTTTGAAACAAAAGACATAAAAGtattattcttttcttttcgtGTTTGTAACAAACTAATCAAGAAACCTAATTAACCTACTTTTTATGCTCACACGCCAACTCTTTCTTTGTCTTTAATGATAACAGAACAGGTATCTTTTTTCTATTAGCTATCAAGATTTCAAAAATCTAAGTTAACCTTTTCTTTTAACATTTGTTCAAGTAATACTATTTTTCCTAAAGACTACAGTGTCCAGGATTCAAGATTTCTATCGCTAGTGTCCATTTAGTTTTATTGGTTGCCTTACTCCTACCTTTTTCCTGGAGTAGTTTCTTTCTTTGGATATGCATATAACTAAAAGAGGATTAGTCTGAGTAAGTGATATATCTGCTTAAACTTGATCCTTGATTCTAGAAATTCTTCAACTACTGAAAATCTGAGAAAAGAACTTCAAAATTCAATTGAATAGTTAGATATTTTTCTTTAGGATCAGACCGATTGTACCATTGATATATTAACGTTAAGGTGCACATCACTACAAAaggtttaatacattatttgcccctgaacttgtccaaaaaacttaaTTGGCCctctgaattttcaaagtgtcttgatatcccctcaacttgcataataTGTGTAGTTAGAcacctgaacttgcataaaatgtaatcaattgatcattcggttgcaaaaaagtaagttaaaagaggaaaaattattcttaaaaaaaaacgaccaaaatcagggtatgtggttctaatattagagaagataagttttatagttgagcaagtaataacttcatttttaatctccttttgaattatgtaataatattctaagatcttttgaattatgtaataatattctaagatgcgtggaatcaCATATCTCATCTGCATTGTGATTGTGAAAGCGTTTCTTCTTGCTTTCTTCTTGCATTATattgactggtgatgaaacttagAGAACTTGATTCGAGACCGTGCATATTGAATCAATCTTTGAATAGAAGATCAAATCGGCTCTATTATTGAAATCTTAATAATCTCTTCACCGACTgttagaaaaaatatatattttattattttttttatcaacttgAGATTTAAATATATATCAGATAAATGAAGTTTAGAATAATTTGTATGGCAATGTATTCTATGTCATGAGATCTTTTTAAAAGTATATTATAAGCTTAAAACAGACAaatgatgaatgagaaattgatgttCAAATTGAATCACTTGGAATTATCTACTAAATTGGATATATATACAGATGGAGTTTGATCTCTGTCCAGGCAGATATAACCGAATGATTGACGAATGATGGTAGGGTTCTGCTCGCTGTGTCGGCCAGTTGGATTCCAAGCAACGGGGCTAGTCTTTCGGAAAATTTTCAAGCGATCGAAGGGGGCTAAGTCGCAGCATGTGAGCTTTTCACATTCCAAATTTAACGTAATTGGCGGACTGTCAGATAAGTTGTCGGAGTGAAGGCGGGGCGCAATATGATTGGTGCGGTTGGTACGGGGAGTGTTGAGGTTGAGCTCTGCCTCTGCGAATCCCCTTGAGTCTTGAGGAACTCCCATATTTTAGCGTTCTCCTCCTGTAGAGCATGTTGCTGCTCGATGATCTTTATTTGTGCACAGTGTGTACCatttgagtcgtttggaagctTCTAATGATGCTGACTAGCTGCGTGGAGGTGCCCACTGCTTCCTCATCGGGCTCGACCTCTGTAAGCAGGGGGCCAAGTTTAGTGGCATCCCGATGGGACTCAAAGAGGGCTCTTCACGCCTGGAGCCAGATGCCCCGGTGGCTGCGACAAGCATCTCCTTGACAAGAGTAGGGGTAGGGTAGCCTGATGGTCAGTCATACTTGATCGAGAGGAAAAGAAAGTCGCTTCCTCTCCAcattcaccgcaccaaataatggAGGCGTTGGACTTTCAATGTTGCCTCCTGTGCTGGGATCGGTCCGTGAGAACAATTATGTATCAAATATTTCAAGGTGTGTTAATCTAAAAGAGCGGAAAATAAGTGGATTAAAAAGTCATGATTGTCATGTTCTTTTGCAAGATCTCCTTCCAGTAGCTTTGTGTGCATCTAGTCCATCTAAACAAGTGACGACTATTGTAATAGAtattgcaacatttttcaaagcgATTTGCTCGAAGGTGATTGATGTCAAAGAGCTTGATAAAATTCAAGAGGGTATTGTGGTAACATTATGCAATATGGAAAAAATATTTCTACTATCATTTTTCACTATAATGCCTCATTTGATGGTTCACTTGAAATTAGGTGGCCCAGTCCAATACAGATGGATGTTTCCATTAGAGAGGTAtgcattttcttttttatttacataCTTCAGTCTTGGTGTTTCTTTTTTACATACATCATTATTCTTTTTGGTGAAGGGGTTTTGTTGATATGAAATCTGCTGTTCGAAATAAGGCACATCCAGAAGGATCGATTGCTGAATGCTATATAGCGGAAGAGTGCTTGACATTTTGTTCAAGATACCTAGAGGGAGTGGGGACTAGATTTAATCGCCCCTTACGGAATCCTGATCCACCGTTGAGTGAAAAAGTTAGGTATCTATTTTCAAGCGAGGGTCAGACCATTGGAAAAGAAGAAGATGTCATCTTAGATGATTTGTCTTTAATTCAAGCGCATTGTTATGTGCTACGTCATTGTGATGAGATTACACCATTTCGCAAGTAAGACAATCACTTTTTATgtctttttaaaatataaataatatgatTAGAAATAAGCATAATATGGTTGTTTATTATATAGTGAATTCATTGATTTggaaaaaagaaatagaaataagcATAATATGGACATAGAAATGGGTCATTCTCCGGATAGACTTTCATTTTATGATGCCACACATAAGAGAAAAGATGAAACTTATGTAGATGAAGCCGCTGAAAAGTTTAtggtaatttcaattattttagTTTGCTTAAAGTAATACATGAAccactataaatatattaaaaaaattcatctttTCAATGTGTAAGAAAAAGCATTTGCTCTCCAAAATGAAAGAAGTGAGGCTTCTGATGCTAATATGAAAGATATCAATGAACAAATATTTAAAGAAATCTCCGGAGAACATCATAATGGTCGGGTAAGAGGTTTAGGATTGGGACCAACTCCAAGTAACTATTTTGGAGTCACATCTTATAATATTGGTAAGAGATGGAAATGTTCTACTTCAAGACAAGAAAATAGCGAGGTTCAATCACTTAAAGAGCAGGTTAAAATgatggaaaataaatataaagatttATCTCAAAACGTGATTGCCATGGCCAGATTCATAGCTCAGAAATTTTCGGGACAACCACAAGGGTATAATTTATCTCAAAACTTTGTATCCTTTTGCTATTATAAATGTAGAATTTATTCTATTTGAGTATGATTTATTTCTTTGTATCAAAGTTTGAATGCAAAAATTGGAATTCCTAGAGGTAAATCTAAAAAGACATACTCTGACTCTGTTGCTAAAACTAAGGTATAAACGTTGAACAAATCTTGAGTTTATGGCTTTGTATATATGAAGTTTTTGTTCCAAAGGAGTGAAAATGGgaaattggggttgtaatgcaGGTTTCAGTAGGGAAAGATGGATCAACAACTAAAAGGAGAAACATAGAAGAATCAAATGAAAATTCAAAGGCATCAAAAGAGCCTCAAAAGGAGTATATTCATGTGAGAGCTAGAAGAGTTGAAGCTACTGATACTGATATACATGGTCAGATTAATGCCAAAAGGATTAATGCTCAGGTATTATTCTCTAAGAAACTAAATAGTGGGTTCTTGGAACAAATTAGATAACAATGGTTCTTTTTGTGATTAGTTAGATGCAACTACTCATTCTTCAAACCTCAAAAAATCTAAACGCAACAACCTCAAGGTATTCTTTAAACCATTCAATTCGTTCTCTATTATATTTGAAAAAGCCTATGAAAAAACCTAATGTCGCCGCCGCCGCCTAAACCTTCATCCTGATTTCCATTGCCGGCCACCGACCAGGATGTCGCCACCTTCCTTCTCACCCCTCGATGAACACATTGACATcagagttctcttcaatccaaaactcCGTTTCTCTACTCCGGAGGTCGCAGCTACTAAATTTCAAAGCAAACCTTCGTTTGCGTCGATCCTAGGGAAAAACATCACTCCAATTGCAGATTCTGTGGCAACAGTATCAGAATTTGGAGGTATACGTTCCGTCAAGATTTCTCAAGCTGCCTATGACAGGAGATTAGCCTTGTGCGAACACTCGCTAATTGGCCGTCTTATCCTCGCTAAAGGAGATGCACCGAAAAAGGTCGGGGACCTGAAACAAACTCTTACAGCAATCTGGGGAATTTCAGAACCTTGGAAGCTAATCTCTATTGGGAGGGGCTTTTATCAGGTTTTTCTCACCTCCAGCAATGCAAAAGCCGCTGCTACCAGCAAAGGCATTATCAATGTCAAGCCGG
The DNA window shown above is from Euphorbia lathyris chromosome 1, ddEupLath1.1, whole genome shotgun sequence and carries:
- the LOC136203377 gene encoding sucrose synthase 5-like is translated as MGSNSGPSLKRSNSITDNMPEALKQSRYHMKKCFAKYVEKGRRIMKLQNLLDEMDNVIDDSTIERTKVLQGLLGDIWYSTQEAVVNPPYVAFAIRPSPGFWEFVKVNSADLTVVGITAAEYLKFKEIIFDHNWAEDVNALEVDFGAFDFSMPRLTLSSSIGNGVNFVSKFTTSKLSGKPQNAQPLLDYLLSLNHQGEKLMINESLNTVTKLQMALIVAEVYLSGLAKDTPFPNFELSFKEWGFEKGWGDTAERVKETMRSLSEVLQAPDPVNMEKLFSKLPTIFNIVIFSPHGYFGQANVLGLPDTGGQVVYILDQVKALEDELLLRIKQQGLNVKPQILVVTRLIPDARGTKCNQELEPINGTKHSNILRVPFTVGDKVLRQWVSRFDVYPYLEKFTQDVAVKVLDLMDGKPNLIIGNYTDGNLAATLLANKLGITQATIAHALEKTKYEDSDIKWKELEPKYHFSCQFIADTISMNAADFIIASTYQEIAGSKERPGQYESHTAFTLPGLCRIVSGINVFDPKFNIAAPGADQSVYFPNTEKQKRFTQFHPAIEELLYSKEENEEHIGYLSDKKKPIIFSMARLDVVKNLTGLTEWYGKNKRLRNLANLVIVGAFFDPSKSKDREEMAEIKKMHALVEKHQLKGQFRWIAAQTDRQRNSELYRCIADTKGAFAQPALYEAFGLTVIEAMNCGLPTFATNQGGPAEIIVDGVSGFLIDPNNGDETSNKIADFFEKSKVDAGYWNKFSEDGLKRINECYTWKIYANKVLNMGCIYTFWRQLNKEQKQAKQRYIQMFYNLQLKRQVKNVPIPSEEPQQQAESKPVNKEPPSTRRSQSRLQRLLGA